Below is a genomic region from Spongiibacter nanhainus.
TTATTGATTCTTATAATAATTTTAAATCGTAGCACGAATAATTTTCAGTTGTTTTCGTGCATGGGGCGGTGGCTCACGCGGCGGCGTAACAGAGGCTGTCGTCGATATGGCTGAGGTGAGCATCGTAAACAGTGCGGGCCAGAGCGCCACACTTGCCGCACTGGCTGGCCAGATCCAGCTCCCGGCGAACCTCGCGAAAGCTGTTGGCGCCGTTATCCATGGACTCACGGATTTGTTTGTCGGTAATACCTTTGCAAAGACACACGTACATCTCTACTGATCTCTCACAGCCGGGGCTGCGCCCGGTTAATGGTTGACGAGTCGGGACTCGCCTAATGTTAAGGTCAACGTTAATGTAAATGATAACAGGTGTCAAATGGGATTGGTTAAGATTCGTTAATGCAGATGCATGGGTCCTTGCCGCTTCAGAATTTGATAGGATCAAAGAAACTGGCCGTGTATCATTCTTGGTCCTGTTTTCCTCTCGGCGAGTTATTCGCCGTTTTGTTTACTAACTCTAATTGTTCAATGGAGGTTGAAACCATGGGTGTTCTAGTAGGTAAACCCGCACCAGACTTCACTTGCGCCGCGGTTAAAGGCAACGGCGAGATCGTTGACGAGTACACGCTGAGCGAAAATATCAAAGGCAAATACGGCCTATTGTTCTTCTACCCGCTGGACTTCACATTTGTCTGCCCCTCTGAGCTGATCGCTCTGGAGCACCGCATGGACAAATTCCGCGAGCTGGGTGTGGAAGTGATCAGTGTCTCCATCGATTCTCAGTTCACCCACAACGCCTGGCGCAACACGCCAGTTAACAACGGCGGTATCGGTGAAGTGACTTACACCATGGCGGCTGACGTGCGCCACGACATCTGCCGTGCCTACGACGTAGAAGCCGACGGCGGCGTCGCATTCCGCGGTGCCTTCCTGATCGACAAAGAAGGCGTGGTTCGCTCTCAGCTGGTTAATGACCTGCCGCTGGGCCGCAACGTCGACGAGCTGATCCGCCTGGTTGAAGCCCTGCAGTTCCACGAAGAGCACGGAGAAGTGTGCCCTGCCGGCTGGAACAAAGGCGACAAAGGTATGAATGCCTCACCTGACGGTGTGGCGGCTTACCTGTCAGAGAATTCTGACAAGCTGTAAAGTGAGTGGTGATGGCGGT
It encodes:
- a CDS encoding bacterioferritin-associated ferredoxin produces the protein MYVCLCKGITDKQIRESMDNGANSFREVRRELDLASQCGKCGALARTVYDAHLSHIDDSLCYAAA
- a CDS encoding peroxiredoxin, which gives rise to MGVLVGKPAPDFTCAAVKGNGEIVDEYTLSENIKGKYGLLFFYPLDFTFVCPSELIALEHRMDKFRELGVEVISVSIDSQFTHNAWRNTPVNNGGIGEVTYTMAADVRHDICRAYDVEADGGVAFRGAFLIDKEGVVRSQLVNDLPLGRNVDELIRLVEALQFHEEHGEVCPAGWNKGDKGMNASPDGVAAYLSENSDKL